One window from the genome of Trichocoleus desertorum ATA4-8-CV12 encodes:
- a CDS encoding YbaB/EbfC family nucleoid-associated protein yields MSKGQGFGFGLGKMKELTEAFKKAQQVQEGAKQLQEDLEKMEIEGQAGGGMVKVVLSGNQEPRRVEIAADVLGEGAEVVSDLVTAAMKDAYNKSTATMREKMEELTGGLNLPGL; encoded by the coding sequence ATGAGCAAAGGACAGGGATTCGGCTTCGGTCTGGGCAAGATGAAAGAGCTGACCGAAGCATTCAAGAAGGCGCAACAAGTACAAGAAGGTGCCAAACAGCTCCAAGAAGACTTGGAGAAAATGGAAATTGAAGGACAAGCGGGTGGGGGCATGGTGAAGGTGGTCCTCAGTGGCAACCAGGAGCCCCGACGAGTAGAAATTGCAGCCGATGTGCTAGGAGAAGGCGCTGAGGTCGTTTCTGACTTGGTGACTGCTGCCATGAAGGATGCTTATAACAAGTCCACAGCTACCATGCGCGAAAAAATGGAAGAGTTGACAGGTGGCCTAAACCTACCTGGTCTCTAA
- a CDS encoding phosphoribosylaminoimidazolesuccinocarboxamide synthase, with translation MFARQKLYEGKAKIIYATDDPDVFLTHFKDDATAFNAQKRGQIAGKGEINSAISSHLFQLLEANGIPTHFIDRPTAVDMQVKAVKIIPLEVVVRNIAAGSLCQQTGLELGAVLKQPLVEFYYKNDALGDPLLTRDRLLLLELATPEQLDQLKQMALRINELLSAFFQQCGITLVDFKLEFGLDRNQQILLADEISPDTCRLWDQTETDPDRRVMDKDRFRRDLGDVEGAYQRVLERVLNQPVSESVQEPVQE, from the coding sequence ATGTTTGCGCGCCAAAAGCTCTACGAAGGCAAAGCCAAAATTATCTACGCCACCGATGATCCCGATGTGTTCCTTACCCACTTTAAGGACGACGCAACCGCATTTAATGCTCAGAAGCGAGGACAAATTGCAGGCAAGGGTGAAATCAACTCTGCCATTTCTAGTCATTTGTTTCAGTTGCTAGAAGCGAATGGGATTCCTACCCACTTCATCGATCGCCCCACCGCTGTGGATATGCAAGTCAAAGCGGTAAAAATTATTCCCCTAGAAGTGGTTGTCAGGAACATTGCAGCCGGGAGCCTCTGTCAACAAACTGGGTTGGAATTGGGTGCCGTCTTGAAGCAGCCTCTGGTGGAGTTCTATTACAAGAATGATGCGCTAGGGGACCCGTTGTTGACTCGCGATCGCCTCCTATTATTAGAACTGGCTACGCCAGAACAGCTAGACCAGCTTAAACAAATGGCGCTGCGAATCAATGAGCTACTCTCTGCTTTTTTTCAGCAGTGTGGCATTACACTAGTGGACTTCAAGCTAGAGTTTGGCTTAGACCGCAATCAGCAAATTCTCTTGGCTGATGAAATTAGTCCCGATACCTGTCGTCTTTGGGATCAAACCGAAACTGATCCAGACCGCCGAGTGATGGATAAAGACCGTTTCCGCCGTGACTTGGGGGATGTAGAGGGTGCTTACCAGCGGGTGCTGGAACGGGTGCTCAATCAACCCGTTTCAGAGTCTGTTCAGGAACCAGTTCAAGAGTAA
- a CDS encoding isochorismatase: MLTYTQLPIPSHFDPQKVGEVWRVPYQERAAEAQAWAQQHKLQPASQDQARICLLAIDVQNTFCVPGFELFVGGRSGLGAVDDNVRLCQFIYRNLGVLSEIAPTLDTHTAMQIFHPIFWVNQAGEHPTPAATVITWNDVQQGLWKVNPAIAASLNPGNYQSLQDHALHYVRQLSDDGKYPLTIWPYHSMLGGIGHALVSAVEEASFFHCIARHSQTNFELKGSNPLTENYSVLRPEVLESHGGEAIAEKNSRLIQKLLEFDRVIIAGQAKSHCVAWTIDDLLNEIQAQNPALAQKVYLLEDCTSAVVIPGVIDFTEQAEAAFARFAAAGMHVVKSTEALHLWPDFVL; the protein is encoded by the coding sequence GTGCTTACTTACACCCAACTACCGATTCCGTCCCATTTCGACCCGCAGAAAGTTGGCGAGGTTTGGCGTGTACCTTACCAAGAACGAGCCGCTGAAGCTCAAGCTTGGGCACAGCAACACAAGCTCCAACCCGCATCTCAAGATCAAGCTCGCATCTGCTTGCTAGCAATTGATGTGCAAAACACGTTTTGTGTTCCTGGGTTTGAGCTATTTGTGGGTGGACGATCGGGCCTAGGAGCTGTAGATGATAATGTGCGGCTCTGTCAGTTTATTTACCGTAACTTAGGAGTGCTGAGCGAGATTGCTCCCACCCTGGACACGCATACAGCCATGCAGATTTTTCATCCCATTTTCTGGGTGAACCAAGCAGGTGAGCATCCCACTCCAGCAGCCACAGTGATTACTTGGAATGATGTGCAGCAAGGGCTGTGGAAAGTGAATCCTGCGATCGCGGCTAGCCTAAACCCAGGTAACTATCAATCCTTACAAGATCATGCCCTGCACTATGTCCGTCAGTTGAGTGATGATGGCAAGTACCCCCTCACGATCTGGCCTTACCACTCCATGTTGGGTGGCATCGGTCATGCCCTCGTTTCAGCGGTAGAGGAAGCCAGCTTTTTTCATTGTATTGCTCGCCACAGCCAAACCAATTTTGAGCTTAAAGGCAGTAACCCCCTCACAGAAAATTACTCTGTCCTGCGTCCAGAAGTGCTAGAGAGTCATGGGGGTGAAGCGATCGCTGAGAAAAATTCTCGTTTAATTCAGAAACTTCTGGAATTTGATCGGGTGATTATCGCAGGTCAAGCTAAAAGTCACTGCGTCGCTTGGACGATTGATGACTTGCTGAATGAGATTCAAGCTCAAAATCCCGCTCTTGCTCAGAAAGTGTATCTCCTCGAAGACTGTACCTCTGCGGTTGTGATCCCAGGTGTGATCGATTTTACCGAACAAGCAGAAGCTGCTTTTGCGCGTTTTGCTGCGGCTGGTATGCATGTGGTGAAATCCACTGAGGCGCTCCACCTGTGGCCTGATTTTGTGCTCTAA
- a CDS encoding low molecular weight phosphotyrosine protein phosphatase encodes MPYKLLFVCLGNICRSPSAENIMNHLIEQAGLGHEIICDSAGTSSYHIGSAPDRRMTAAAKQRGIVLQGQARQLQKEDFVAFDLILAMDQENYQNILALDPSGKYRDRVRLMCDFCTHYSEREVPDPYYGGSEGFNHVIDLLLDACNGLLQHIITTQQLAAPASNQML; translated from the coding sequence ATGCCTTACAAACTGCTGTTCGTTTGTCTTGGTAACATTTGCCGCTCACCCTCGGCAGAAAACATCATGAACCACCTGATCGAACAGGCAGGGTTGGGCCATGAAATTATCTGTGACTCGGCTGGAACTTCTAGTTACCACATCGGCAGTGCCCCCGATCGGCGTATGACCGCAGCCGCTAAGCAACGAGGCATTGTGCTTCAAGGTCAAGCTCGGCAACTCCAGAAGGAAGATTTTGTAGCCTTTGACCTCATCCTGGCAATGGATCAAGAAAATTACCAAAATATTTTGGCGTTAGACCCAAGCGGAAAGTATCGCGATCGCGTGCGCTTGATGTGTGACTTTTGCACTCACTACTCAGAGCGAGAAGTTCCTGATCCTTACTACGGTGGCTCAGAAGGCTTTAACCATGTGATTGATCTGCTGTTAGATGCTTGTAATGGCCTGTTGCAGCACATTATCACAACGCAACAGTTGGCGGCTCCAGCTTCCAACCAAATGCTCTAA
- a CDS encoding response regulator transcription factor, with translation MPLMILVADDDVGTRLSISDYLELSGYSVVTAENGQEALALVDEYQPHLIVTDITMPRMDGYELVRRVRQKLEFRLLPVIFLTARTHIQERIRGYQLGCDLYLPKPFDLDELGAVVRNLLERSQMIQTEMIHAERRSRAQEAEMPAEKNNATSRFTATPALSTVSLTEREQEVLQLLADGLSNIQIGHRLHLSPRTVEKHVSSLLRKTETNNRAELVRFVMEHGLMN, from the coding sequence ATGCCCTTGATGATTCTCGTTGCTGATGATGATGTCGGTACTCGCCTGTCCATCAGCGATTATCTCGAACTCTCTGGCTACTCAGTCGTCACGGCTGAAAATGGTCAAGAGGCGCTAGCGCTGGTTGATGAGTACCAGCCTCATCTCATTGTGACCGATATTACTATGCCTCGAATGGATGGCTATGAGCTAGTCAGACGGGTGCGCCAGAAGCTAGAGTTTCGGCTGCTACCTGTCATATTTCTCACAGCTCGCACCCATATCCAAGAGCGGATTCGGGGTTATCAGCTAGGGTGTGATCTCTATTTACCCAAACCCTTTGACTTGGATGAGCTAGGCGCGGTTGTCCGTAACCTACTGGAGCGATCGCAAATGATTCAGACAGAAATGATTCATGCAGAGCGGCGATCGCGGGCTCAAGAAGCAGAAATGCCAGCGGAGAAAAACAACGCCACATCTAGATTTACTGCAACTCCCGCTCTCTCCACCGTGAGCTTGACTGAGCGGGAACAAGAAGTTTTGCAGTTATTGGCTGATGGTCTTTCCAACATTCAAATCGGTCATCGCCTGCATCTCAGCCCTCGCACCGTCGAAAAACACGTCAGCAGCTTATTGCGTAAAACTGAAACCAATAATCGAGCAGAGCTAGTGCGCTTTGTGATGGAACATGGCTTGATGAACTAA
- a CDS encoding SGNH/GDSL hydrolase family protein: MIILLTLPLLFIALEVLARTFAGVTGQSNELAAYQGKPTKATAYGLRFLDASQQPYDGLPVKGQLAAKPSLVTGYKLVSQQQSEFWQVNEQGFRSDRPVPLAKPKGETRIFVLGGSTAFGQMSSNNQATFAHKLEASLNQQVAQQKQNPGKFRPDVLPYYKEEVDKALALPPRIRDGKYRVINAAVPGYASGNELAQLAMQVLAYQPDMIVVVDGYRDLLLPSTEEGVAVPGAQALLEDAPRHFSAHLSQQLGNLVTQSYLVKGVQYWLLKPEPSVDELSLVAASSDAPLAEQISSNPTELKDRANRYRSHLQQMARLAAAAKVPLIVALQPEVTSRTGKNISAEETKIQQALGDSYTQRAKAGYTEMERAMLQVQKEFPKTVTALNLYNLYGNFSGQAFVDTIHLTDAANAVLANRLYGTITKLLNVPVQPNPSPY; encoded by the coding sequence TTGATCATCTTATTAACCCTGCCTCTTTTGTTTATTGCTCTAGAGGTTTTGGCCCGCACTTTTGCTGGGGTCACAGGACAAAGTAACGAATTGGCAGCTTATCAGGGCAAACCAACCAAAGCCACGGCCTACGGCCTTAGGTTTTTGGATGCGAGCCAGCAGCCTTATGATGGTTTGCCAGTCAAGGGCCAATTAGCAGCTAAGCCTAGTCTAGTGACAGGGTATAAGCTTGTCAGTCAGCAGCAAAGTGAATTTTGGCAAGTAAACGAGCAAGGGTTCCGTAGCGATCGCCCAGTGCCACTCGCAAAACCAAAAGGTGAAACGCGAATTTTTGTCCTAGGTGGTTCTACAGCCTTTGGGCAAATGAGTTCTAATAACCAGGCTACCTTTGCCCACAAATTAGAAGCTAGCCTCAATCAACAAGTTGCGCAGCAGAAACAGAACCCAGGAAAATTCCGACCGGACGTTTTACCTTACTACAAAGAAGAAGTTGATAAAGCCTTAGCGTTACCGCCTCGGATTCGAGATGGAAAATATCGAGTGATTAATGCAGCGGTTCCTGGGTACGCTTCTGGGAATGAACTAGCCCAACTCGCCATGCAAGTCTTGGCCTACCAACCAGACATGATTGTGGTTGTAGACGGCTACCGAGATCTGCTTCTCCCCAGTACCGAGGAAGGTGTGGCTGTACCCGGAGCCCAGGCTCTGCTAGAAGATGCACCCCGGCACTTTTCGGCGCATCTAAGCCAGCAGCTAGGCAATTTGGTGACCCAGTCCTACTTAGTCAAAGGCGTGCAATATTGGCTGCTCAAACCTGAACCCTCGGTGGACGAACTTAGCTTAGTGGCCGCTAGTAGCGATGCCCCCCTAGCTGAGCAAATTTCTAGCAATCCAACCGAGCTAAAGGATCGGGCGAACCGCTACCGTAGCCATCTCCAGCAAATGGCTCGTTTAGCGGCAGCGGCCAAAGTTCCTTTGATTGTTGCTCTCCAACCAGAAGTCACCAGCCGAACTGGCAAAAATATTTCTGCGGAAGAAACCAAAATTCAGCAAGCGTTAGGGGATTCCTATACCCAAAGGGCGAAGGCAGGTTATACCGAGATGGAGCGTGCAATGCTTCAGGTTCAGAAAGAATTTCCCAAAACTGTCACTGCTCTGAACCTCTACAATCTCTATGGCAACTTTTCAGGTCAAGCTTTCGTGGACACGATTCATCTGACGGATGCAGCCAATGCCGTCTTAGCCAATCGGCTTTATGGCACGATCACCAAGCTACTCAACGTCCCAGTTCAACCTAACCCCTCCCCCTACTAA